From Cellulomonas fimi ATCC 484, a single genomic window includes:
- a CDS encoding NADH-quinone oxidoreductase subunit A gives MDNPYAPLLVLMGIAAVLALGGVGASAILGPKRYNRAKLEAYECGIEPTPHAIGGGRFPIKYYLVAMTFIVFDIEVVFLYPWAVAFADLAVFGLVAMLAFLVLITVPFVYEWRRGGFEWD, from the coding sequence ATGGACAACCCGTACGCCCCGCTGCTCGTCCTCATGGGCATCGCGGCCGTGCTCGCCCTCGGCGGTGTCGGCGCGAGCGCGATCCTGGGCCCGAAGCGCTACAACCGCGCGAAGCTCGAGGCGTACGAGTGCGGCATCGAGCCGACGCCGCACGCGATCGGCGGCGGCCGGTTCCCGATCAAGTACTACCTCGTCGCGATGACGTTCATCGTCTTCGACATCGAGGTCGTCTTCCTCTACCCGTGGGCCGTCGCGTTCGCCGACCTCGCGGTGTTCGGGCTCGTCGCGATGCTCGCGTTCCTCGTGCTCATCACGGTGCCGTTCGTCTACGAGTGGCGGCGCGGGGGCTTCGAGTGGGACTGA
- the nuoH gene encoding NADH-quinone oxidoreductase subunit NuoH, which yields MRLLAAVDGPAVGVAADFSNDNFWIWLLKAVGIVVFLLTSVLIAIWFERKVVARMQVRPGPNVHGPFGLLQSLADAMKLLFKEDVTVKAADKLVYIVAPMIAVFCSLLTFAVIPFGPSVSMFGIVTPLQLTDFPVAVLYILACASVGVYGIVLGGWSSGSTYPLLGSVRSTAQVISYELAMGLSLVSVFILAGSMSTSQIVSSQTQVWWFLPLAPAFVLYIISMVGETNRLPFDLPEAEGELVSGYMTEYSSMKFAWFFLAEYINMLNVSAVATTLFLGGWRAPFVPADSFLQQGWWPVLWFLAKLWALMFVFVWIRGSVLRFRYDQFMKLGWKVLIPAALVWVVCVAVVQGVRQFSGLELRTLLFVLAGVVLLGLLVSFAIPERKKPAEPEKPSGPQPFDPYAGGYPVPPLPGQVLPPSPRRQRAAAQAASTDVPQVTQEVHGG from the coding sequence ATGAGGCTGCTCGCCGCGGTGGACGGCCCCGCCGTCGGGGTCGCCGCCGACTTCAGCAACGACAACTTCTGGATCTGGCTGCTCAAGGCCGTCGGGATCGTCGTCTTCCTGCTGACCAGCGTGCTCATCGCGATCTGGTTCGAGCGCAAGGTCGTCGCGCGCATGCAGGTCCGGCCCGGTCCGAACGTGCACGGCCCGTTCGGACTGCTGCAGTCGCTCGCCGACGCGATGAAGCTCCTGTTCAAGGAGGACGTCACCGTCAAGGCGGCCGACAAGCTCGTCTACATCGTCGCGCCGATGATCGCGGTGTTCTGCTCGTTGCTGACGTTCGCCGTCATCCCGTTCGGGCCGTCGGTCAGCATGTTCGGGATCGTCACGCCCCTGCAGCTCACCGACTTCCCCGTCGCGGTGCTCTACATCCTCGCGTGCGCGTCCGTCGGCGTGTACGGCATCGTGCTCGGCGGCTGGTCGTCGGGGTCGACGTACCCGCTGCTCGGGTCCGTGCGCTCGACGGCCCAGGTCATCTCGTACGAGCTCGCGATGGGCCTGTCGCTCGTCAGCGTGTTCATCCTCGCCGGCTCGATGTCGACGTCGCAGATCGTCAGCTCGCAGACCCAGGTCTGGTGGTTCCTGCCGCTGGCCCCCGCGTTCGTGCTCTACATCATCTCGATGGTGGGCGAGACGAACCGCCTGCCGTTCGACCTCCCCGAGGCCGAGGGCGAGCTCGTGTCGGGCTACATGACCGAGTACTCGTCGATGAAGTTCGCGTGGTTCTTCCTCGCGGAGTACATCAACATGCTCAACGTCTCCGCGGTCGCCACGACCCTGTTCCTCGGCGGATGGCGGGCCCCGTTCGTCCCCGCCGACAGCTTCCTGCAGCAGGGCTGGTGGCCCGTGCTGTGGTTCCTCGCGAAGCTCTGGGCGCTCATGTTCGTGTTCGTCTGGATCCGCGGGTCGGTCCTGCGGTTCCGCTACGACCAGTTCATGAAGCTCGGCTGGAAGGTGCTCATCCCCGCCGCGCTCGTGTGGGTGGTGTGCGTCGCCGTCGTGCAGGGGGTCCGGCAGTTCTCGGGCCTCGAGCTGCGGACCCTGCTGTTCGTGCTCGCCGGCGTCGTGCTCCTCGGCCTGCTGGTGTCCTTCGCGATCCCCGAGCGGAAGAAGCCCGCGGAGCCGGAGAAGCCGTCCGGCCCGCAGCCGTTCGACCCCTACGCGGGCGGGTACCCCGTCCCGCCGCTGCCCGGCCAGGTGCTGCCGCCCTCGCCGCGCCGGCAGCGTGCCGCCGCCCAGGCGGCCTCGACCGACGTCCCCCAGGTCACCCAGGAGGTGCACGGTGGCTGA
- a CDS encoding geranylgeranyl reductase family protein, with protein MNSVTSGEPLVVGTTTDDADVIVVGAGPAGSSAAFHCASAGLDVLLLEKASFPRDKVCGDGLTPRAVAELVRMGLPLREQDGWIRNRGLRVLGGGHRLELPWPELSSYPSYGLARSRMSLDHTLASHARAAGAKLVERTSVTGPVRDERTGRVVGVTARPVDDAGHRSGDEVVYRAPVVIAADGVSTRLATAAGRTKRDDRPMGVAVRTYFRTPRHDDPWMESHLELWDGEPGRSNLMPGYGWIFSLGDGTANVGLGSVSSTAAATKVDYKSLFAAWMRNAPAEWEFTPDNQVGPVRGAALPMGFNRGPLYAGGLLLAGDSAGMISPFNGEGIAYGLQAGRVAADAIAQGLARGTAAGRERAFGTYQRRMKDDLGGYYTLGRVFVRLIEHPEVMRVCTRYGLPRPLLMKFVLKLLSDCYEPRGGDMVDRVIAGLARIAPAA; from the coding sequence GTGAACAGCGTCACAAGTGGGGAGCCGCTCGTGGTGGGGACGACGACCGATGACGCGGACGTCATCGTCGTGGGTGCGGGGCCGGCCGGCTCCAGCGCCGCGTTCCACTGCGCCTCCGCGGGCCTCGACGTGCTCCTGCTCGAGAAGGCGTCGTTCCCGCGCGACAAGGTCTGCGGCGACGGTCTGACGCCCCGCGCGGTCGCCGAGCTGGTCCGCATGGGCCTTCCGCTGCGCGAGCAGGACGGCTGGATCCGCAACCGCGGTCTGCGCGTGCTCGGGGGCGGCCACCGCCTCGAGCTGCCCTGGCCGGAGCTGTCGTCCTACCCGTCGTACGGGCTCGCGCGGTCGCGCATGTCGCTCGACCACACGCTCGCGTCGCACGCCCGCGCGGCGGGCGCGAAGCTCGTCGAGCGCACGTCGGTCACGGGTCCGGTGCGCGACGAGCGCACGGGTCGCGTCGTGGGTGTCACGGCCCGGCCCGTCGACGACGCGGGGCACCGCAGCGGGGACGAGGTCGTCTACCGGGCGCCCGTCGTGATCGCCGCCGACGGCGTGTCCACGCGGCTCGCGACGGCCGCGGGCCGCACCAAGCGCGACGACCGCCCCATGGGCGTGGCGGTCCGCACGTACTTCCGCACGCCCCGCCACGACGACCCGTGGATGGAGAGCCACCTCGAGCTGTGGGACGGCGAGCCGGGTCGCTCGAACCTCATGCCGGGCTACGGCTGGATCTTCTCGCTCGGCGACGGCACCGCCAACGTGGGCCTCGGCTCGGTCAGCTCGACGGCCGCCGCGACCAAGGTCGACTACAAGTCGCTGTTCGCGGCGTGGATGCGCAACGCACCTGCGGAGTGGGAGTTCACGCCCGACAACCAGGTCGGGCCGGTGCGCGGCGCCGCCCTGCCCATGGGCTTCAACCGGGGACCGCTGTACGCGGGCGGCCTCCTGCTCGCGGGCGACTCCGCGGGGATGATCAGCCCCTTCAACGGCGAGGGCATCGCGTACGGCCTGCAGGCCGGGCGGGTCGCGGCGGACGCGATCGCGCAGGGCCTCGCGCGCGGCACGGCGGCGGGACGCGAGCGCGCGTTCGGCACGTACCAGCGCCGCATGAAGGACGACCTCGGCGGCTACTACACGCTCGGGCGCGTGTTCGTGCGGCTCATCGAGCACCCCGAGGTCATGCGCGTGTGCACCCGCTACGGCCTGCCGCGCCCCCTGCTCATGAAGTTCGTGCTCAAGCTCCTGTCCGACTGCTACGAACCGCGTGGTGGTGACATGGTGGACCGGGTCATCGCCGGCCTCGCGCGGATCGCGCCCGCCGCATGA
- a CDS encoding NADH-quinone oxidoreductase subunit G, whose protein sequence is MTITSSGPTTATPLVPAAPPPDAPEPTDTVTFEIDGLQTTVPKGTLVIRAAEQVGIQIPRFCDHPLLAPAGACRQCLVEVWAPGRDGNLAKMPKPQASCTLEATPGMQVKTQHTSAEADKAQHGVMELLLVNHPLDCPVCDKGGECPLQNQAMSNGRATTRFVDVKRTFPKPIAISTQILLDRERCVLCQRCTRFSEEIAGDVWIDLQKRGAQQQIGTFDTDVLGFAGDTPVGASTQDTSGRPFASYFSGNTVQICPVGALTSAAYRFRSRPFDLVSTPGVAEHDSQGSAIRVDHRRGVVLRRLAGDDPVVNQEWITDKDRFAFAWQAAPDRITTPLVRNAAGELEPASWTEALDVAAAGLRAAASPSDPRETAVGLAALPGGRLTLEDAYAWSKFARVALGTNDVDGRARPHSAEEEAFLAHHVAGRTLEVTFADLVAAPTVLLVGLEAEEEAGIAFLRLRDSVVKKRTRVVSVAALASRGLERLDGTLLPAAPGTEAEVLDGLVAGAEGVLGETATALGAAGAVVLVGERLATAPGAYSAALRLAARTGARLAWVPRRVGERAAVETGLLPSLLPGGRPVADSAARVDLAAVWGVEHLPAEPGRPAGEILAAARAGLLGGLVVGGLEPADLPDPAIAREALDRVPFLVSLEVRRSEVTDRADVVLPVAPPVEKPGTFVTWEGRPRPFTQALTSHFLPDHRVLDRLADALGVELGTGSLTAVHAELDQLGGWDGARVAAPDVAPAEPPAVAAGTAVLATWHQLLDQGRLQSGEPFLAGTAKRPVARVSAATAASVGVADGGALAVSTDAGTITLPVVVTDMPDLVVWLPTNAPGCAVRDTLHADAGDLVRIAAAPGDVTRAGGVDGQDAAAANEEVGA, encoded by the coding sequence ATGACCATCACGTCCTCCGGCCCGACGACGGCGACGCCGCTGGTCCCGGCCGCGCCGCCGCCCGACGCCCCCGAGCCCACGGACACCGTGACGTTCGAGATCGACGGCCTCCAGACGACCGTGCCGAAGGGGACGCTCGTCATCCGCGCCGCCGAGCAGGTCGGCATCCAGATCCCGCGGTTCTGCGACCACCCGCTGCTGGCCCCGGCCGGCGCGTGCCGCCAGTGCCTCGTCGAGGTGTGGGCGCCCGGCCGCGACGGCAACCTCGCGAAGATGCCGAAGCCGCAGGCCTCGTGCACCCTCGAGGCGACGCCCGGCATGCAGGTCAAGACGCAGCACACGTCCGCGGAGGCCGACAAGGCCCAGCACGGCGTCATGGAGCTGCTGCTCGTCAACCACCCGCTCGACTGCCCGGTGTGCGACAAGGGCGGCGAGTGCCCGCTGCAGAACCAGGCGATGTCGAACGGCCGCGCGACGACGCGCTTCGTCGACGTCAAGCGCACGTTCCCCAAGCCCATCGCGATCTCGACCCAGATCCTGCTCGACCGCGAGCGCTGCGTCCTGTGCCAGCGCTGCACCCGGTTCTCCGAGGAGATCGCGGGCGACGTGTGGATCGACCTGCAGAAGCGGGGCGCGCAGCAGCAGATCGGCACGTTCGACACCGACGTGCTGGGCTTCGCGGGCGACACCCCGGTCGGGGCGTCGACGCAGGACACCTCGGGCCGCCCGTTCGCGTCGTACTTCTCGGGCAACACCGTCCAGATCTGCCCCGTGGGCGCGCTGACCAGCGCCGCGTACCGGTTCCGGTCGCGCCCGTTCGACCTCGTGTCGACGCCGGGCGTCGCGGAGCACGACTCCCAGGGCTCCGCGATCCGCGTCGACCACCGGCGCGGCGTGGTGCTGCGCCGCCTCGCGGGCGACGACCCGGTGGTCAACCAGGAGTGGATCACCGACAAGGACCGCTTCGCGTTCGCGTGGCAGGCCGCGCCCGACCGCATCACGACGCCTCTGGTGCGCAACGCCGCAGGTGAGCTGGAGCCCGCGTCCTGGACCGAGGCGCTCGACGTCGCGGCCGCCGGGCTGCGCGCCGCGGCGTCGCCGTCGGACCCGCGCGAGACCGCGGTCGGCCTGGCCGCGCTGCCGGGTGGCCGCCTCACGCTCGAGGACGCGTACGCGTGGTCGAAGTTCGCGCGCGTCGCCCTCGGCACGAACGACGTCGACGGCCGCGCCCGCCCGCACTCCGCCGAGGAGGAGGCGTTCCTCGCGCACCACGTCGCGGGTCGCACGCTCGAGGTGACGTTCGCCGACCTGGTCGCGGCGCCGACCGTGCTGCTCGTCGGCCTCGAGGCCGAGGAGGAGGCGGGCATCGCGTTCCTGCGCCTGCGCGACTCGGTCGTCAAGAAGCGCACGCGCGTCGTGTCCGTCGCCGCGCTCGCGAGCCGCGGGCTCGAGCGGCTCGACGGCACGCTGCTGCCCGCCGCGCCCGGCACGGAGGCCGAGGTGCTCGACGGCCTCGTCGCGGGTGCCGAGGGCGTCCTGGGCGAGACGGCGACCGCGCTCGGCGCGGCCGGGGCGGTCGTCCTGGTGGGCGAGCGGCTCGCGACGGCGCCGGGGGCCTACTCCGCGGCGCTGCGCCTCGCCGCCCGCACCGGGGCACGCCTGGCCTGGGTGCCGCGGCGCGTCGGGGAGCGGGCCGCGGTCGAGACCGGCCTGCTGCCGAGCCTGCTGCCCGGCGGACGCCCGGTCGCCGACTCCGCGGCGCGCGTCGACCTCGCCGCCGTGTGGGGCGTGGAGCACCTGCCGGCCGAGCCCGGTCGCCCGGCGGGCGAGATCCTCGCCGCGGCGCGCGCGGGCCTGCTCGGCGGGCTCGTCGTCGGCGGCCTGGAGCCGGCGGACCTGCCCGACCCGGCGATCGCCCGTGAGGCGCTCGACCGCGTGCCGTTCCTCGTCTCGCTCGAGGTGCGGCGCTCCGAGGTGACCGACCGGGCGGACGTCGTCCTGCCGGTCGCACCGCCGGTCGAGAAGCCCGGCACGTTCGTCACGTGGGAGGGGCGCCCGCGCCCGTTCACGCAGGCGCTGACGTCGCACTTCCTGCCCGACCACCGGGTGCTGGACCGGCTCGCCGACGCGCTCGGCGTCGAGCTCGGCACCGGATCGCTCACGGCCGTGCACGCCGAGCTCGACCAGCTCGGCGGGTGGGACGGCGCACGCGTCGCGGCGCCGGACGTCGCCCCGGCCGAGCCGCCCGCCGTCGCCGCCGGGACCGCGGTCCTCGCGACCTGGCACCAGCTGCTCGACCAGGGCCGGCTGCAGAGCGGCGAGCCGTTCCTCGCGGGCACGGCCAAGCGGCCCGTCGCGCGGGTGTCCGCCGCCACCGCCGCGTCCGTGGGCGTCGCCGACGGGGGAGCGCTCGCCGTGTCGACCGACGCGGGCACGATCACGCTGCCGGTCGTCGTGACCGACATGCCGGACCTCGTCGTCTGGCTGCCGACGAACGCGCCCGGGTGCGCCGTGCGCGACACGCTGCACGCCGACGCCGGCGACCTCGTCCGGATCGCCGCCGCGCCGGGCGACGTCACCCGTGCGGGCGGCGTCGACGGGCAGGATGCCGCTGCTGCCAACGAGGAGGTCGGGGCATGA
- a CDS encoding NADH-quinone oxidoreductase subunit D, whose protein sequence is MSTPHATAHLVDDETTGVPTFEASGGDWSDIAEEAARLGEERIVVNMGPQHPSTHGVLRLMLEIDGETVTEARAGIGYLHTGIEKNMEFRTWTQGVTFCTRMDYVAPLFQEAAYCLAVEKLLGITDDVPERATVIRVLLMELNRIASHLVCLATGGNELGATTIMTVGFTAREEVLRIFELITGLRMNHAFIRPGGVAQDIPPGAIDTIREALTSMRHYFRQLEDLMLANPILKLRLQGVGYLNLSGCMALGMTGPVLRSAGLPYDVRKADPYCGYETYDFDVPTATEADSWSRVILRMEECYQSMRIVEQTLDRLQKLGPGPVMVGDKKIAWPAQLAIGSDGMGNSLDHIKEIMGTSMEALIHHFKLVTEGFRVPAGQVFQTVEHPRGELGVHLVSDGGTRPYRAHFRDPSFNNLQAVSIMCEGGQVADVVVAVASLDPVLGGVDR, encoded by the coding sequence ATGAGCACCCCCCACGCGACCGCGCACCTGGTCGACGACGAGACGACGGGCGTCCCGACGTTCGAGGCGTCCGGCGGCGACTGGTCGGACATCGCCGAGGAGGCGGCCCGGCTCGGCGAGGAGCGCATCGTCGTCAACATGGGCCCGCAGCACCCGTCCACGCACGGCGTGCTGCGCCTCATGCTCGAGATCGACGGCGAGACGGTGACCGAGGCCCGCGCGGGCATCGGCTACCTGCACACCGGCATCGAGAAGAACATGGAGTTCCGCACCTGGACCCAGGGCGTGACCTTCTGCACGCGCATGGACTACGTCGCGCCGCTGTTCCAGGAGGCCGCGTACTGCCTCGCGGTGGAGAAGCTGCTCGGCATCACGGACGACGTGCCGGAGCGCGCGACCGTCATCCGCGTGCTGCTCATGGAGCTCAACCGCATCGCGTCGCACCTCGTGTGCCTCGCGACCGGCGGCAACGAGCTCGGCGCGACGACGATCATGACCGTGGGCTTCACCGCCCGCGAGGAGGTCCTGCGGATCTTCGAGCTCATCACGGGCCTGCGCATGAACCACGCGTTCATCCGCCCCGGCGGCGTCGCGCAGGACATCCCGCCGGGCGCGATCGACACGATCCGCGAGGCGCTCACGTCGATGCGCCACTACTTCCGCCAGCTCGAGGACCTCATGCTGGCCAACCCGATCCTCAAGCTGCGGCTGCAGGGCGTGGGCTACCTCAACCTGTCGGGCTGCATGGCCCTCGGCATGACGGGACCCGTCCTGCGCTCGGCGGGCCTGCCGTACGACGTCCGCAAGGCCGACCCGTACTGCGGCTACGAGACGTACGACTTCGACGTGCCGACGGCGACCGAGGCGGACTCCTGGTCGCGCGTCATCCTGCGCATGGAGGAGTGCTACCAGTCGATGCGGATCGTCGAGCAGACGCTCGACCGGCTGCAGAAGCTCGGCCCCGGCCCCGTCATGGTGGGCGACAAGAAGATCGCGTGGCCCGCACAGCTCGCGATCGGCTCGGACGGCATGGGCAACTCGCTCGACCACATCAAGGAGATCATGGGCACCTCGATGGAGGCCCTGATCCACCACTTCAAGCTCGTCACCGAGGGCTTCCGGGTGCCGGCGGGACAGGTGTTCCAGACCGTCGAGCACCCCCGCGGCGAGCTCGGCGTGCACCTCGTCTCCGACGGCGGCACGCGCCCGTACCGGGCCCACTTCCGGGACCCGTCGTTCAACAACCTGCAGGCCGTGTCGATCATGTGCGAGGGCGGGCAGGTGGCCGACGTCGTCGTCGCCGTCGCGTCGCTCGACCCGGTGCTCGGAGGGGTGGACCGCTGA
- the nuoE gene encoding NADH-quinone oxidoreductase subunit NuoE, which yields MSVEEIGGARVPGATHRTAFDEETRARLSADAAQIKARYPQERSALLPLLHLVQSEDGYVSPRGIAFCAAELGLTTAEVSAVATFYTQYKRHPNGDYTVGVCTNTLCAVMGGDAIWEELSDHLGVGHDETTADGSITLERVECNAACDYAPVVMVNWEFFDNQTPDSAREVVDALRQGAPVAPTRGAEHVCTFKEMSRVLAGFSDGRADEGVGAGPATLRGVELARQEGWTAPPFTDEERTREAEETRTPARGVPRSTTPRAAATTPAAATPAPGEEQSSAQRTPTGGRDVSAAQQERKQSSDDAKES from the coding sequence ATGTCGGTCGAGGAGATCGGGGGCGCCCGCGTGCCGGGCGCGACGCACCGCACGGCCTTCGACGAGGAGACCCGCGCGCGGCTGTCCGCCGACGCGGCGCAGATCAAGGCGCGCTACCCGCAGGAGCGCTCGGCGCTGCTGCCGCTGCTGCACCTGGTGCAGTCCGAGGACGGGTACGTGAGCCCGCGCGGCATCGCGTTCTGCGCCGCCGAGCTGGGGCTGACGACGGCGGAGGTCAGCGCGGTCGCGACGTTCTACACGCAGTACAAGCGGCACCCCAACGGCGACTACACCGTCGGTGTGTGCACCAACACGCTGTGCGCGGTCATGGGCGGCGACGCGATCTGGGAGGAGCTCTCCGACCACCTCGGCGTGGGCCACGACGAGACGACCGCGGACGGGTCGATCACGCTCGAGCGCGTCGAGTGCAACGCGGCCTGCGACTACGCGCCCGTCGTGATGGTGAACTGGGAGTTCTTCGACAACCAGACGCCCGACTCGGCGCGCGAGGTCGTCGACGCGCTGCGCCAGGGAGCGCCGGTCGCCCCGACCCGGGGTGCCGAGCACGTGTGCACGTTCAAGGAGATGAGCCGCGTGCTCGCGGGCTTCTCCGACGGGCGTGCGGACGAGGGGGTCGGCGCCGGCCCGGCGACGCTGCGGGGCGTCGAGCTCGCGCGGCAGGAGGGCTGGACGGCCCCGCCGTTCACCGACGAGGAGCGCACGCGCGAGGCCGAGGAGACGCGGACGCCCGCGCGCGGCGTGCCGCGCAGCACGACGCCCCGCGCCGCGGCGACGACCCCCGCGGCCGCGACCCCGGCCCCCGGCGAGGAGCAGTCGAGCGCGCAGCGCACGCCCACGGGCGGGCGTGACGTGTCGGCCGCCCAGCAGGAGCGCAAGCAGTCCTCCGACGACGCGAAGGAGTCGTGA
- a CDS encoding NADH-quinone oxidoreductase subunit C, translating to MTDEKSEKTDAAQAVKPGAATTGAQATSEAALEAGGQNVPAAARTPLEVIDVRQGMFGAHGTGDTSGYGGLVVPVVLPGPSERPYGGWFDEVVDVLAEVLDENGTGFANAVESVVVDREELTLHVAREHVVAVASALRDDPDLRFELSLGVSGVHYPHEQGRELHAVYHVVSVTHGRRLRFEVAIPDADPHVPSTVSVYPANDWHERETYDFFGIVFDGHPGLARIEMPDDWPGHPQRKDYPLGGIPVEYKGATVPPPDQRRSYS from the coding sequence ATGACCGACGAGAAGTCCGAGAAGACGGACGCGGCGCAGGCCGTGAAGCCGGGCGCCGCGACGACGGGCGCGCAGGCGACCAGCGAGGCGGCGCTCGAGGCCGGCGGCCAGAACGTGCCCGCCGCCGCGCGGACCCCGCTCGAGGTGATCGACGTCCGCCAGGGCATGTTCGGCGCGCACGGCACCGGTGACACCTCCGGGTACGGCGGGCTCGTCGTGCCGGTCGTCCTGCCGGGGCCGAGCGAGCGGCCGTACGGCGGCTGGTTCGACGAGGTCGTCGACGTGCTGGCCGAGGTGCTCGACGAGAACGGCACGGGCTTCGCGAACGCGGTCGAGTCGGTCGTGGTCGACCGCGAGGAGCTCACGCTGCACGTGGCGCGCGAGCACGTCGTCGCGGTCGCGAGCGCGCTGCGCGACGACCCGGACCTGCGGTTCGAGCTGAGCCTCGGCGTGAGCGGCGTGCACTACCCGCACGAGCAGGGCCGCGAGCTGCACGCCGTCTACCACGTCGTCTCCGTGACGCACGGGCGCCGGCTGCGGTTCGAGGTCGCGATCCCCGACGCCGACCCGCACGTGCCGTCGACCGTGTCGGTGTACCCGGCCAACGACTGGCACGAGCGCGAGACGTACGACTTCTTCGGCATCGTCTTCGACGGCCACCCCGGTCTCGCGCGCATCGAGATGCCCGACGACTGGCCGGGCCACCCGCAGCGCAAGGACTACCCCCTCGGCGGCATCCCGGTCGAGTACAAGGGCGCGACCGTGCCGCCCCCGGACCAGCGGAGGTCCTACTCATGA
- the nuoF gene encoding NADH-quinone oxidoreductase subunit NuoF produces MATTLAPVLTDTWDADRSWTLTSYERAGGYRGLRRALAMQAADVVTMVKESGLRGRGGAGFPTGMKWGFLPAPDGGPRYLVVNADESEPGTCKDIPLMMASPQHLVEGMIITSYAIGCHHAFLYVRGEVLHVYRRLLHAIEEARAAGYLGRNILGSGFDLEITLHAGAGAYICGEETALLDSLEGLRGQPRLKPPFPAVAGLYARPTVVNNVESIASVPGIVRGGADWFKGMGTERSTGHGLFSLSGHVTRPGQYEAPLGITLRELLDMAGGIREGHQVKFWTPGGSSTPIFTAEHLDVPLDYESVGAAGSMLGTRALQIFDETTSVVRAVTRWLEFYKHESCGKCTPCREGTYWLVQVLKRIEAGRGTHEDIDLLLDLCDNILGRAFCALGDGATSPITSAVQYFREEFEAGTHTPADVLFPPEHSSLFAYVPRHDRAALAGVHA; encoded by the coding sequence ATGGCGACGACCCTGGCCCCGGTCCTCACGGACACCTGGGACGCGGACCGCTCCTGGACGCTCACGTCCTACGAGCGGGCGGGCGGCTACCGCGGCCTGCGCCGCGCGCTCGCGATGCAGGCGGCGGACGTCGTCACGATGGTCAAGGAGTCGGGCCTGCGCGGCCGCGGCGGTGCGGGCTTCCCGACGGGCATGAAGTGGGGCTTCCTGCCCGCGCCCGACGGCGGGCCGCGCTACCTCGTGGTGAACGCGGACGAGTCCGAGCCGGGGACCTGCAAGGACATCCCGCTCATGATGGCCAGCCCGCAGCACCTCGTCGAGGGCATGATCATCACGAGCTACGCGATCGGCTGCCACCACGCGTTCCTGTACGTGCGCGGCGAGGTCCTCCACGTGTACCGCCGGCTCCTGCACGCCATCGAGGAGGCGCGTGCCGCGGGGTACCTCGGCCGCAACATCCTCGGCTCCGGGTTCGACCTGGAGATCACGCTGCACGCGGGCGCGGGCGCGTACATCTGCGGCGAGGAGACGGCGCTGCTCGACTCGCTCGAGGGGCTGCGCGGCCAGCCGCGGCTCAAGCCGCCGTTCCCGGCGGTCGCCGGCCTGTACGCGCGGCCGACGGTCGTCAACAACGTCGAGTCGATCGCGTCGGTGCCCGGCATCGTCCGCGGCGGCGCCGACTGGTTCAAGGGCATGGGCACCGAGCGCTCGACCGGCCACGGCCTGTTCAGCCTGTCGGGCCACGTGACCCGGCCCGGCCAGTACGAGGCGCCGCTCGGCATCACGCTGCGCGAGCTGCTCGACATGGCGGGCGGCATCCGCGAGGGCCACCAGGTGAAGTTCTGGACGCCCGGCGGCTCGTCGACGCCGATCTTCACCGCGGAGCACCTCGACGTGCCGCTCGACTACGAGTCCGTCGGCGCCGCCGGCTCGATGCTCGGCACGCGCGCGCTGCAGATCTTCGACGAGACCACGTCGGTCGTCCGCGCCGTGACGCGGTGGCTCGAGTTCTACAAGCACGAGTCGTGCGGCAAGTGCACGCCCTGCCGCGAGGGCACGTACTGGCTCGTCCAGGTGCTCAAGCGCATCGAGGCGGGGCGCGGCACGCACGAGGACATCGACCTGCTCCTCGACCTGTGCGACAACATCCTCGGCCGCGCGTTCTGCGCGCTGGGCGACGGTGCGACGAGCCCCATCACGTCCGCCGTGCAGTACTTCCGGGAGGAGTTCGAGGCGGGCACCCACACGCCCGCCGACGTGCTCTTCCCGCCCGAGCACAGCTCGCTGTTCGCCTACGTCCCCCGGCACGACCGGGCGGCCCTCGCGGGGGTGCACGCATGA
- a CDS encoding NuoB/complex I 20 kDa subunit family protein: MGIEEAPSGFLLTTVEDLVGYFRKGSLWPVTFGLACCAIEMMAAGAPRYDLSRFGMEVFRASPRQADLMIVAGRVSQKMAPVVRQVYDQMSAPKWVLSMGVCASSGGMFNNYAIVQGVDHVVPVDIYLPGCPPRPEMLINAILTLHDQIQNEPLGVNRRKAAAAAEAAALAATPTSHMTGLLR, from the coding sequence ATGGGGATCGAGGAGGCACCCTCGGGGTTCCTGCTGACGACGGTCGAGGACCTGGTCGGCTACTTCCGCAAGGGCTCGCTGTGGCCGGTGACGTTCGGCCTGGCGTGCTGCGCCATCGAGATGATGGCTGCGGGTGCGCCGCGCTACGACCTGTCGCGGTTCGGCATGGAGGTGTTCCGGGCGTCCCCGCGCCAGGCGGACCTCATGATCGTCGCGGGCCGCGTGAGCCAGAAGATGGCGCCGGTCGTGCGGCAGGTCTACGACCAGATGTCCGCCCCGAAGTGGGTGCTGTCGATGGGCGTGTGCGCGTCGTCGGGCGGCATGTTCAACAACTACGCGATCGTGCAGGGCGTCGACCACGTCGTCCCCGTGGACATCTACCTGCCCGGCTGCCCGCCGCGGCCGGAGATGCTCATCAACGCGATCCTCACGCTGCACGACCAGATCCAGAACGAGCCGCTCGGCGTCAACCGTCGCAAGGCGGCCGCCGCGGCCGAGGCGGCCGCGCTGGCCGCGACCCCGACCTCGCACATGACGGGCCTGCTGCGATGA